Proteins found in one Triticum aestivum cultivar Chinese Spring chromosome 4D, IWGSC CS RefSeq v2.1, whole genome shotgun sequence genomic segment:
- the LOC123098574 gene encoding patatin-like protein 1 gives MASYWGRRPCESCSTRAMAGSVVGQPVAPGQRVTVLTIDGGGIRGIIPGTILAFLEAKLQELDGPGARLADYFDCIAGTSTGGLITAMITAPGKDGCPLFAARDVNRFYLDNGPYIFPQRRCALAAVTASLRRPRYNGKYLHGKIRSMLGETRLSDALTDVVIPTFDVKLLQPIIFSTYDAKSMPLKNARLADVCIGTSAAPTYLPAHHFHTHDGNGKEREYNLIDGGVAANNPTMVAMTQITKKMMGKDREELYPVEPSDCGKFLVLSVGTGSTSDQGLYTAKQCSQWGIISWLRNKGMAPIIDIFMAASSDLVDIHAAVLFQSLHSDANYLRIQDNSLHGPAATVDAATPENMAELLRIGERMLAQRVSRVNVETGRYEEVKGAGNNADALAGFARQLSDERRTRLGSRRGGAGRLKSSR, from the exons ATGGCAAGCTACTGGGGCCGGCGACCCTGCGAGTCGTGCAGCACGAGGGCGATGGCGGGCAGCGTGGTGGGCCAGCCGGTGGCGCCGGGGCAGCGGGTGACGGTGCTGACCATCGACGGGGGCGGCATCCGCGGCATCATCCCGGGCACCATCCTCGCCTTCCTCGAGGCCAAGCTGCAGGAGCTGGACGGGCCGGGCGCGCGCCTGGCCGACTACTTCGACTGCATCGCCGGCACCAGCACCGGCGGCCTCATCACCGCCATGATCACCGCGCCCGGCAAGGACGGCTGCCCGCTCTTCGCCGCCAGGGACGTCAACCGCTTCTACCTCGACAATGGCCCCTACATCTTCCCGCAAAG GAGGTGCGCGCTGGCCGCGGTGACCGCGTCGCTGAGGCGGCCGAGGTACAACGGCAAGTACCTGCACGGGAAGATCAGGAGCATGCTCGGCGAGACGAGGCTGTCCGACGCGCTCACCGACGTGGTCATCCCCACCTTCGACGTCAAGCTTCTCCAGCCCATCATCTTCTCCACATACGAC GCCAAGAGCATGCCCCTGAAGAACGCGCGACTCGCCGACGTGTGCATCGGCACCTCCGCCGCTCCGACCTACCTCCCCGCGCACCACTTCCACACCCACGACGGCAACGGCAAGGAGCGCGAGTAcaacctcatcgacggcggcgtcgCCGCCAACAATCCG ACGATGGTGGCGATGACGCAGATCACCAAGAAGATGATGGGCAAGGACAGGGAGGAGCTGTACCCGGTGGAGCCGTCGGACTGCGGCAAGTTCCTGGTGCTGTCCGTCGGGACCGGCTCGACGTCCGACCAGGGGCTGTACACGGCGAAGCAGTGCTCCCAGTGGGGCATCATCAGCTGGCTGCGCAACAAGGGCATGGCGCCCATCATCGACATCTTCATGGCCGCCAGCTCCGACCTCGTCGACATCCACGCCGCCGTGCTCTTCCAGTCGCTGCACAGCGACGCCAACTACCTCCGCATCCAGGACAACTCGCTCCACGGCCCGGCGGCCACGGTGGACGCCGCCACGCCCGAGAACATGGCGGAGCTCCTCAGGATCGGCGAGCGGATGCTGGCGCAGAGGGTGTCCAGGGTGAACGTCGAGACCGGGAGGTACGAGGAGGTAAAGGGGGCCGGGAACAACGCCGACGCGCTCGCCGGCTTCGCCAGGCAGCTCTCCGACGAGAGGAGGACAAGGCTCGGGAGCCGGCGCGGTGGCGCCGGCCGCCTGAAATCCAGCCGCTGA
- the LOC123098572 gene encoding rhamnogalacturonan I rhamnosyltransferase 1 has product MARSRPRFWLVAGCVALLLWASVAQLVAVGRLLALFGLAGGAPGPSPPPCSPPPPPPPPRIYKSNGYLKISCNGGLNQMRSEICDMVAVARLLNLTMVVPELDKRSFWADQSNFGDIFDVRHFITSLRDEVRIVKRLPKRFSPTDSSTTLDMSPVSWSDEKYYLHQISPLFSKYKVIHFNKTDARLANNGISTELQLVRCRVNFHALKFTPQIEALGNKLVQKLRDKGSFVALHLRYEMDMLAFSGCNHGLNPEEAEELKRMRYAYPWWRDKEIDSKTKRSEGLCPLTPEETSLVLKALGFEKDTLIYIAAGEIYGGEKRLKPLRAAFPKLVRKEMLLDSEPLRQFQNHSSQMAALDFIVSTASDVFLPTFDGNMAKLVEGHRRFLGFRKSVLPDRRKLVELIDLYNNKTISWENFTFSVQEVHRGRVVQPSCRRKLENKPKEEDYFYANPHECLANSSLCSGSKDTVTVR; this is encoded by the exons ATGGCGCGGTCCAGGCCTAGGTTCTGGCTCGTGGCGGGCTGCGTCGCCCTGCTGCTCTGGGCCTCCGTCGCGCAGCTCGTCGCCGTCGGCCGCCTCCTCGCCctcttcggcctcgccggcggcgcgcccggcccctcgccgccgccttgctcgcccccgcccccgcccccgcccccaa GAATCTACAAAAGCAATGGTTATCTGAAGATATCCTGCAATGGGGGTCTTAATCAGATGCGTTCAGAG ATATGCGACATGGTGGCAGTGGCACGTTTGCTAAACCTCACGATGGTTGTTCCAGAACTTGACAAGAGATCATTCTGGGCTGATCAGAG CAATTTTGGCGACATATTTGATGTGAGGCATTTCATTACCTCATTAAGAGATGAAGTGCGCATTGTCAAACGGCTGCCAAAGAGGTTTAGTCCAACAGATTCGAGCACTACACTTGACATGTCACCTGTGAGTTGGTCAGATGAGAAATATTACTTGCACCAG ATCTCACCACTCTTCAGCAAATATAAAGTCATCCACTTTAACAAGACAGATGCTCGGTTAGCAAATAATGGCATCAGTACTGAGCTTCAACTTGTTAGATGCCGTGTTAATTTTCATGCTCTGAAGTTTACCCCTCAAATTGAGGCACTGGGGAATAAATTGGTACAGAAACTTCGAGACAAGGGATCATTTGTGGCATTGCATTTACGATATGAGATGGACATGCTGGCATTTTCTGGTTGCAATCATGGCCTTAATCCTGAAGAAGCTGAGGAACTCAAAAGAATGAG ATATGCATATCCATGGTGGAGAGATAAAGAAATTGATTCGAAAACCAAGAGATCAGAAGGACTATGCCCACTTACGCCTGAGGAGACGTCACTGGTTTTGAAAGCACTGGGCTTTGAAAAGGATACTCTCATATACATTGCTGCTGGTGAAATTTACGGGGGAGAAAAGAGATTGAAACCATTACGAGCTGCTTTTCCAAAACTT GTAAGAAAAGAGATGCTGCTAGATTCAGAACCTCTGCGCCAGTTTCAAAACCACTCTTCTCAGATGGCTGCACTCGATTTCATTGTATCCACTGCTAGTGATGTTTTCCTTCCTACTTTTGATGGTAACATGGCGAAACTTGTTGAAGGCCACAGAAG GTTCCTGGGTTTCCGAAAAAGCGTGTTGCCAGACCGTCGGAAACTAGTTGAACTTATAGACCTGTACAACAACAAGACAATTTCCTGGGAGAATTTTACATTTTCTGTCCAAGAAGTTCATAGAGGCCGTGTGGTCCAACCGTCCTGTCGTCGGAAACTCGAAAACAAGCCGAAGGAGGAGGATTACTTCTACGCTAACCCCCACGAGTGCCTGGCCAATTCAAGCCTGTGCAGTGGAAGCAAGGATACAGTCACTGTAAGGTGA
- the LOC123100297 gene encoding uncharacterized protein, whose protein sequence is MLALMPAVEAAELGPTGGSLGGVTAVARNGRRRSPSSLCEERRSSCTASAAPAVIPIVAVARGAPFGSGGDPLGRRARGVSFGSGGDLTSDSHGGVAGARGAARDGRLHRGFRPGAPSPPFLPRTSMTRRVCRGFMHRQLTAVNGPVPSTGGADSARVGGVLEEELLLGHDLERLAASSSDSHTVERTEVAAAPVVYITGGGGRGAWLGPVDGRQRARRAARGRLHETRVRAQGRRAARGSGA, encoded by the exons ATGCTGGCCCTGATGCCAGCGGTGGAGGCAGCCGAGCTGGGTCCGACAGGCGGTAGCCTTGGAGGGGTCACCGCGGTTGCGCGTAATGGCCGGCGGCGTTCCCCTTCGTCGCTATGCGAGGAGAGGAGGAGCTCATGCACTGCATCTGCGGCGCCGGCGGTGATCCCCATCGTTGCCGTTGCGAGAGGAGCCCCCTTCGGCTCCGGCGGCGATCCCCTTGGTCGCCGTGCGAGAGGAGTCTCCTTCGGTTCCGGCGGCGATCTAACAAGCGACAGCCATGGCGGGGTTGCAGGTGCGCGCGGCGCTGCTCGCGACGGCCGGCTACATCGCGGATTCCGTCCCGGAGCTCCATCTCCACCGTTTTTGCCTCGCACAAGCATGACGCGCCGGGTCTGTCGTGGTTTCATGCATCGACAGTTGACTGCAGTCAATGGGCCAGTGCCCTCCACCGGAGGAGCTGATAGTGCTCGCGTAGGCGGCGTGCTAGAGGAGGAGCTGCTGCTCGGACATGATCTTGAGAGGTTGGCGGCTTCGTCTTCTGATTCCCACACAGTCGAGCGAACAGAAGTTGCGGCTGCTCCTGTG GTATACATCACAGGGGGCGGCGGGCGCGGTGCTTGGCTAGGTCCAGTCGATGGCAGGCAGCGAGCTCGGAGGGCCGCGCGCGGAAGGCTGCACGAAACTCGGGTGCGAGCTCAAGGGAGACGAGCTGCACGAGGCTCGGGTGCGTGA
- the LOC123098575 gene encoding pentatricopeptide repeat-containing protein At5g56310 gives MRRGPPAAAMPPTSTSPGDLVALSARCSTKRDLRLLHGALLRRRHLLPTADAVAALAKLLRFAAVSPAGDLRQAAAMLSTHLPFITSASSHPAFFYNTLMRGLAASSSPSDAIGLFAAMRRAGAAPDAFTFTFVLKSCARCPSGRRLPSDLHAQAIRHGCLGAHTHVHNALLHAYACRAAVDDACRVFEEIPVRDVVSFSGLLTAHLKASDLDAARVVFDKMPHRDVVSWTAVISAYAKACRPQEALALFDAMPMQPDEVTMVSIVSACTTLGDLATGERVRRHIDSLGFGWMVSLHNALMDMYAKCGSLPEARALFDGMTVRSLASWNTLISAYASHGDLDNTIAVFYQLLAEGNTVRPDGVTLLAVLMAYTHKGCVEEGRAMFNAMQRGDFGKVEFTVEHYGCLVDMLGRAGKLEEAYQMIEQMPIPSNAVIWGVLLGACRTHGDIDMAERAVQELRNLNPEEGGYYILLSDMYTSAGRIAEATEIRRAMNEKGVQKTTGRTTAFLPQL, from the coding sequence ATGAGACGAGGCCCGCCGGCCGCCGCGATGCCACCAACGTCCACCTCGCCGGGGGACCTAGTGGCGCTCTCCGCCCGGTGCTCCACGAAGCGcgacctccgcctcctccacggcgctctcctgcgccgccgccacctcctccccaccGCGGACGCCGTCGCGGCGCTCGCCAAGCTGCTCCggttcgccgccgtctcccccgccggcgacctccgccAAGCAGCCGCGATGCTCTCCACCCACCTCCCCTTCATCACCTCGGCCTCCTCCCACCCCGCCTTCTTCTACAACACCCTCATGCGCggcctcgccgcctcctcctcgcccagcGACGCCATCGGGCTCTTCGCCGCGATGCGCCGCGCGGGCGCCGCGCCCGACGCCTTCACCTTCACCTTCGTCCTCAAGTCCTGCGCTCGCTGCCCCTCGGGCCGGCGATTACCTTCCGACCTCCACGCCCAGGCGATCAGGCACGGCTGCCTCGGCGCGCACACGCACGTGCACAATGCGCTGCTTCACGCCTACGCGTGCCGGGCGGCCGTCGACGACGCGTGCAGGGTGTTTGAGGAAATTCCGGTTCGGGACGTGGTTTCGTTCTCAGGGCTACTCACTGCGCATCTCAAAGCCAGTGATTTGGATGCCGCCCGTGTTGTGTTCGACAAGATGCCTCACCGGGATGTCGTTTCTTGGACTGCGGTGATTTCAGCATATGCCAAGGCTTGCCGGCCACAGGAGGCCCTGGCATTGTTTGATGCCATGCCGATGCAGCCAGACGAGGTGACCATGGTGAGTATCGTGTCTGCGTGCACCACGCTCGGGGATCTTGCAACTGGGGAGCGCGTGCGGAGGCACATTGATTCCCTTGGTTTTGGATGGATGGTGTCACTTCACAACGCACTCATGGACATGTATGCTAAGTGTGGTTCCCTCCCTGAAGCTCGAGCTTTGTTTGATGGGATGACGGTGAGGAGCTTGGCATCTTGGAACACGCTGATCTCGGCATATGCATCACATGGCGATCTGGACAACACGATTGCTGTGTTCTATCAGTTGCTGGCAGAAGGGAACACTGTGAGGCCAGATGGGGTGACGCTTCTTGCAGTGCTCATGGCGTACACGCACAAGGGCTGTGTTGAGGAGGGGCGAGCCATGTTCAATGCGATGCAGCGAGGCGACTTTGGCAAAGTGGAATTCACAGTCGAACACTATGGGTGTCTGGTGGACATGCTTGGTCGGGCAGGGAAACTCGAGGAGGCATACCAAATGATTGAGCAAATGCCAATTCCAAGCAATGCTGTGATCTGGGGCGTGCTACTTGGTGCTTGTCGGACTCATGGGGATATTGACATGGCAGAGCGGGCTGTGCAGGAGTTAAGGAACCTAAACCCAGAGGAAGGTGGGTACTACATTTTGCTCAGTGATATGTACACATCTGCTGGTCGGATAGCAGAGGCCACGGAGATTAGACGTGCCATGAATGAGAAGGGGGTCCAGAAGACTACAGGCCGGACCACTGCCTTTCTGCCTCAGCTGTAG
- the LOC123100298 gene encoding 50S ribosomal protein L18: protein MALLGATLGRPPLSCPSTPSSLPFRPNCFQFPRPCHTGVVAHRRRAYPRIEATARHGARKENAKVRNRRLQKKYNGTATKPRLSVFCSNRQLYAMLVDDHGKKILFYASTLQEDICGDPPCSTVEASRRVGEELVKACKELDISEVSCYDRNGFARGEKMMAFEDPVAQHGFLPR from the exons ATGGCGTTGCTAGGCGCCACCCTCGGCCGGCCACCATTGTCGTGTCCCTCCACCCCCAGCTCGCTGCCATTCAGGCCTAACTGCTTCCAGTTCCCTCGTCCGTGCCACACAG GCGTGGTGGCACACCGGCGCAGAGCGTACCCAAGGATCGAGGCCACGGCGAGGCACGGCGCGCGGAAGGAGAACGCCAAGGTCAGAAACCGCCGGCTGCAGAAAAAG TACAATGGCACGGCGACCAAGCCCAGGCTGTCAGTCTTCTGCTCCAACAGGCAGCTCTACGCCATGCTCGTCGACGACCACGGCAAGAAGATCCTCTTCTACGCCAGCACCCTGCAGGAAGACATCTGCGGCGACCCTCCATGCAGCACCGTG GAGGCCTCTCGGAGGGTCGGGGAGGAGCTGGTCAAGGCGTGCAAGGAGCTGGACATCTCCGAGGTCTCGTGCTACGACCGCAACGGCTTCGCTCGAGGGGAGAAGATGATGGCGTTCGAGGATCCGGTCGCGCAGCACGGGTTCCTGCCCAGATAG